The stretch of DNA GAAGAATAATCCAGGTAAGCGTTAGCGTTTTTGTATAGGCAGCGCCTGTATCGGGAGCCAGCAGAAGCTGACCAACCTTATTAGCTTGATCTTTAATTCTGTCCATAATTACTCACACCATGATGACGGCTGCTGTTGCTGTTATCCAGTAAAGCCTTCGCTCACTGACAGTATACGAGCTCAAAAACGAGCCAGGGGGCATAAAAATGCCATCTTTACTCATTCCAAATCTTCTTCAAAACAGTAGCCGGAGCGATGTCCGCCACCTTGCCAGTATCAGAGACAACTCCCGAAAACCGCATTTCCTCGCCCGCTGCTGGCGGCAATTGACGGTCTGGATGGTTGGCTCCAAAAAGGCCCAGAGTAAACACCTTCAGGGCAATCGCTAAATACAGCGGATAGCTGTCGGGACTGATCAGCAAATTCGCCCCGGCCACTAGGGCGGCCACCTGACCGATGGTCTCTGGCTGCAAAACTCTCAAGTCAGGAACCAGTCGAGCCAAAGCGGCAATTGTATCAAAGGTAGTCGGCGTTTGCAGAAGCACTAGCGGCAGCTCCGGCTGGCGGCTCTGAAAATCCTTGAGAATGGTGGCCCAGCTCTCCACTGGATAGTTGTCTGGACCTTTACCCGGCAGCGATTCGGCAGGGCCGGGGTAGACCAAAACATAGCCCTGATCGCCCAGATCTGCCTGTTTGCGGGCAGAGTCGGCCCAGGCAATGTCTCCTTGCGGCACATTAAGAGCTAGATCAGGACAGGAACCCGACACATTTAGACCCTGTAGCAAGTCATGATATTGCTCAGCCAAATACTGATCTCGCTTGAGCGGCAGCTTTTGGGTCAGAAGCAGGCTGTTTGCGCCGCCTTCGTAGCCAATTCGATTCGGCACGCCGCTGAGCCAGAGCAGCAGGCCAATCGACCAACTCTGAGTCAGGGTAATGGCAATTTCAAACTCGCGATCGCGAACAATGCCCAGCAGGTTGGCCCAGTCAGCCGGGCTGTTGCGGGTCTGAAAGCTGTAAGGAATGACTTCCTTGACGAGCTTAGACAGCTGGTAGGCATCTTTTGCTTGAGGTTCGACAACAACATGGATCTCAGCTTTGGGAAAAGCGTCATACAACTGCCGAATGGTCGGGAAAAAGAGGATCTGGTCGTCGATTCCGCCTGGAACAAGAGCCAATACTCGCATAGTGTCTAGTTCTCGCCTATCCGCAACACATTGTAGTTGAACCTGGAGAGGATTTAGAGACTATCCAGTTGACAAGACGGATTAAATTTCACGTTTTTTTCAAGGTAGGGTGATAAAAGGTTCAATATTTTCCCCATTGCTGAAGGAGACAGGCAAACAAGTGCATCTTTTGATTCCAGCCGCTGGCATGGGGCGACGCATGGGGGCTGACCGCAATAAAGTCCTGCTGACGCTGCTCAATCGCCCAATTGTCGCCTGGACCCTGCTCGCTGCAGAGGCAGCCCAGTCAATTCGCTGGATTGGAATTATCTGCCAACCCGCCGACGAGCCTGTTTTAGCCGAGATTTTGGCCGATCTCTCCCTGCAAACACCCATAGTCTTTATTCCTGGTGGCAATACTCGGCAAGAGTCGGTTTACAACGGACTGCGGGGGCTGCCTGCGGGAGCCCAGCGAGTGCTGGTACACGATGCGGCCCGCTGCTTGGCAACGCCGGATCTGTTTGATCGCTGTGCTCAAGCGCTGACTACCTGCTCTGGCCTAATTGCGGCGGTGCCGGTGAAAGACACGATCAAAGTTGTCGATAGCTCAAACCAGGTGCAAGAGACTCCCGATCGAGCCCGACTTTGGGCCGCGCAAACGCCTCAGGGCTTTGAGGTGCCGCTGCTGCGCCAGTGCCACGATAAGGGTTGGCAGCAGGGCTGGGAGGTCACCGACGATGCAGCCCTGTTTGAAAAATGTGGGCTGCCGGTGCAGATTGTGCCGGGAGAAGAAACTAACTTAAAGGTGACTACGCCGGTCGATCTTGCGATCGCAGAATTTATCCTACGGCAGCGAGGCTTTACCTCAGCCCCAGAATCAACCCAAAAAGAATCGGCCAAAAAATAAGAGATGTTCCGCAGTTCACGCAACATCTCTCAAAATTGAGTAAGGTTAGGCTCGAATATTTTGGACGTGGGTCTGCTTACCCCAGCCTGATAACCCAGTGAAGCTGACCCTCTACAGGTCTCCGCCGCGGAAGAACAGTAGAAAAACGATGGTCGGTCCAGCAATCACGATCATTGCCAGCATGAGCAGCTGAGCAATCAGTTCAAAATTAATGCTGTTCAAGAAACTTAACATGTATCCTCCCAACACAGACCGATTGAAATTGGAGCTACATCAGCCATCCGTTGGGTATTTTACCTGTTAATGTAGCGCTCATTTTAGATAAGTTTACAAAATTCTAAGGAGACAATCCACTGTGGCTACCTGGAAATGCGTCAAGCAGTGCGGTGCCTGCTGCCACCTAGACCCCTCCGAGCGACCCGACCTAGAGGACTACCTATCGAGCGAAGATTTAGAGCGTTACCTCAGCCTGGTTGGCGAAGACGGCTGGTGTATTAACTATGACCAGAGCAACCGCGAATGTCGGATCTATGCCGATCGGCCTTGGTTCTGTCGGGTAGAGGCAACCACCTTTAAAGCGCTGTATGGCATTGAAGCCAAAGAACTCAATGAATTTGCCATAGACTGCTGTGAGCAGCAGATCGAGGGCGTCTATGGAACTGGCAGCGAAGAGCTTGAGCACTTCTTTAACGCTGTGGGCATAGAGGAATGATAAGG from Pseudanabaena sp. FACHB-2040 encodes:
- a CDS encoding YkgJ family cysteine cluster protein, coding for MATWKCVKQCGACCHLDPSERPDLEDYLSSEDLERYLSLVGEDGWCINYDQSNRECRIYADRPWFCRVEATTFKALYGIEAKELNEFAIDCCEQQIEGVYGTGSEELEHFFNAVGIEE
- a CDS encoding glycosyltransferase family 9 protein; protein product: MRVLALVPGGIDDQILFFPTIRQLYDAFPKAEIHVVVEPQAKDAYQLSKLVKEVIPYSFQTRNSPADWANLLGIVRDREFEIAITLTQSWSIGLLLWLSGVPNRIGYEGGANSLLLTQKLPLKRDQYLAEQYHDLLQGLNVSGSCPDLALNVPQGDIAWADSARKQADLGDQGYVLVYPGPAESLPGKGPDNYPVESWATILKDFQSRQPELPLVLLQTPTTFDTIAALARLVPDLRVLQPETIGQVAALVAGANLLISPDSYPLYLAIALKVFTLGLFGANHPDRQLPPAAGEEMRFSGVVSDTGKVADIAPATVLKKIWNE
- the ispD gene encoding 2-C-methyl-D-erythritol 4-phosphate cytidylyltransferase, with the protein product MHLLIPAAGMGRRMGADRNKVLLTLLNRPIVAWTLLAAEAAQSIRWIGIICQPADEPVLAEILADLSLQTPIVFIPGGNTRQESVYNGLRGLPAGAQRVLVHDAARCLATPDLFDRCAQALTTCSGLIAAVPVKDTIKVVDSSNQVQETPDRARLWAAQTPQGFEVPLLRQCHDKGWQQGWEVTDDAALFEKCGLPVQIVPGEETNLKVTTPVDLAIAEFILRQRGFTSAPESTQKESAKK
- a CDS encoding photosystem II reaction center protein Ycf12, translating into MLSFLNSINFELIAQLLMLAMIVIAGPTIVFLLFFRGGDL